In Fimbriimonadales bacterium, the following are encoded in one genomic region:
- a CDS encoding HAD-IIA family hydrolase codes for MKEYSLYLFDLDGVLYRGKEVIPGAVETLANLRKKGKTLRFLTNNSSYSREDCAEKLRKFGFDVDAREIYSSAYGTAKFLSGQSAWIIGEPGMKKELLQGGVEIVENRNEKADWVVVGICWTFHYDQLDEAQARIREGSRFLATNLDATYPDEGGRIRPGAGAIVAAVATAAGKKPDVVIGKPETMLIEMILEETGEAREKILLIGDRLDTDVVCAKRVGIDSALVLTGVTSQEPAVEEPKPTYVLRSVAELT; via the coding sequence GTGAAAGAATATTCTCTTTATCTTTTCGATCTCGATGGTGTTTTGTATCGTGGAAAAGAAGTCATCCCTGGCGCAGTGGAGACGCTCGCGAATTTGCGAAAGAAAGGGAAAACCTTACGATTTCTTACGAATAACTCTTCCTACTCTCGAGAAGACTGCGCCGAAAAATTGCGCAAATTCGGTTTCGATGTAGATGCTCGAGAAATCTATTCTTCTGCCTACGGTACAGCGAAATTTCTCTCCGGACAGTCCGCCTGGATAATCGGCGAGCCCGGCATGAAAAAAGAACTCCTTCAGGGGGGGGTCGAAATCGTAGAGAATCGAAATGAAAAAGCTGACTGGGTCGTCGTTGGAATTTGCTGGACATTCCACTACGACCAACTCGACGAAGCGCAAGCGAGAATCCGAGAAGGCTCACGCTTTTTGGCGACGAATCTCGATGCCACTTATCCCGATGAAGGCGGGAGGATTCGACCCGGAGCAGGGGCGATAGTCGCTGCCGTCGCCACTGCCGCCGGCAAGAAACCAGATGTTGTTATTGGCAAACCTGAAACGATGCTGATCGAGATGATTCTCGAAGAAACAGGCGAAGCAAGAGAGAAGATACTCCTCATCGGAGATCGTTTAGACACAGACGTCGTTTGCGCCAAAAGGGTAGGAATAGATTCCGCTCTCGTCCTCACCGGCGTAACTTCGCAAGAACCTGCAGTCGAAGAGCCAAAGCCGACATACGTTTTACGAAGCGTGGCAGAATTGACTTAA
- a CDS encoding ubiquinone/menaquinone biosynthesis methyltransferase, whose product MSHKSQTQPWLSGGEAKRDYIRNLFAEVSPVYDFMNSAMSLGLHGRWRTFAVTKLNLRPGQTVLDLCSGTGDFGKPLRKVLGNSGRIIALDFCEPMLKRAQRKPYRLTVTLADACRIPLRENTADGVTVGWGLRNLSDLKQGLSEIHRVLKPGAKIVSVDMANPRSRFVGGAARFLFRILVPSMGAVIGKRDAYLYLQQSTEKYKTREELKQLMEETGFRNVRFHDLFFGLICVHEGEK is encoded by the coding sequence ATGAGCCATAAATCTCAAACGCAACCTTGGCTGTCGGGAGGTGAAGCGAAGCGCGATTACATACGAAACCTCTTCGCTGAAGTATCCCCCGTTTATGACTTCATGAACTCTGCCATGAGTCTCGGCTTGCATGGCAGATGGCGCACTTTCGCTGTAACAAAACTCAACCTACGACCCGGTCAAACCGTACTCGACCTCTGTTCGGGAACGGGCGACTTCGGAAAACCTCTTCGTAAAGTGTTAGGCAATTCCGGAAGAATCATCGCACTCGATTTTTGCGAACCGATGCTGAAACGGGCGCAGAGAAAACCTTATCGTCTCACAGTCACACTGGCGGATGCTTGCCGAATTCCTCTGCGAGAAAACACCGCAGATGGTGTCACAGTCGGGTGGGGATTGAGAAATTTAAGCGATTTAAAACAAGGGCTTTCCGAAATCCACCGCGTTTTGAAACCCGGTGCGAAAATCGTGAGTGTAGACATGGCAAATCCGCGCTCTCGTTTCGTAGGGGGGGCGGCTCGTTTCCTTTTTAGAATCCTCGTGCCTTCCATGGGAGCGGTCATCGGGAAACGAGACGCCTATCTTTATCTTCAACAAAGCACGGAAAAATATAAAACCCGCGAAGAACTCAAACAATTGATGGAGGAGACGGGATTTCGCAATGTGCGTTTTCATGATTTATTTTTCGGCTTGATTTGTGTTCACGAGGGAGAGAAATGA
- a CDS encoding peptidoglycan DD-metalloendopeptidase family protein, translated as MRVYLLIVVLLCIGSVVLGQKPSKKDLLQKQKQLSAKVSSVRKQLRTMRRSSAQVMKDIRRADELLEDVRERLNVTIKKLKQARANQAKAQKELEAATERLKNKKHLVAKRLRAVYLRGEPKPILVLLRSDSFSEISERSYILNRIASMDKKMITDLDNARKEIERRKREIDEAVEQINYLRRKQAMEQAELNRHMLRKRTYLEELREQAQLLEHQLDELEKESLRIEAALVRYYSMGGGRIIWRGKWMQPVAGRIASGFGMRKHPIFGGTRMHTGVDIPARTGTSIRAAGNGVVIGASYMGGYGNTVILDHGAGVATLYAHCSRIYVRPGQRVRRGDTIAAVGSTGYSTGPHLHWEIRVNGKPTNPLR; from the coding sequence ATGAGAGTCTATTTGCTGATCGTCGTCCTGCTGTGCATAGGCTCTGTCGTCCTCGGGCAAAAACCCTCGAAAAAAGACCTCCTTCAAAAGCAAAAACAACTCTCGGCAAAAGTCTCGAGCGTTCGTAAACAGTTGCGGACTATGCGCAGAAGCAGCGCTCAAGTAATGAAAGACATCCGACGCGCAGACGAACTTTTAGAGGACGTAAGAGAGCGTTTGAATGTTACGATAAAAAAATTGAAACAAGCGCGCGCAAATCAAGCGAAAGCCCAAAAAGAACTCGAAGCTGCGACGGAAAGATTAAAGAATAAAAAGCACCTCGTAGCAAAACGCCTTCGTGCCGTTTACTTGCGAGGAGAGCCAAAGCCAATCTTGGTGTTATTGAGGTCGGATTCCTTCAGCGAGATCTCGGAGCGCTCTTACATTTTAAACCGAATCGCAAGCATGGATAAAAAAATGATTACAGATTTAGACAACGCACGCAAAGAAATCGAAAGGCGAAAGCGTGAAATTGACGAAGCAGTAGAGCAAATTAATTATCTTCGCAGGAAACAAGCAATGGAACAAGCCGAGTTGAATCGGCATATGTTGCGCAAACGCACGTATCTGGAAGAACTTCGAGAACAGGCGCAACTCTTAGAGCATCAACTCGACGAACTCGAAAAAGAAAGTTTGCGAATCGAAGCGGCATTGGTTCGCTATTATTCGATGGGGGGCGGAAGAATCATCTGGCGTGGAAAATGGATGCAACCTGTTGCCGGAAGAATCGCCAGTGGCTTCGGAATGCGAAAACATCCCATCTTCGGAGGCACGAGAATGCATACCGGCGTTGACATACCGGCAAGAACGGGGACATCCATCCGCGCTGCTGGCAATGGAGTCGTTATCGGTGCTTCCTACATGGGAGGATACGGGAATACCGTCATACTCGACCATGGCGCAGGGGTCGCCACACTTTACGCTCATTGTTCGAGAATTTACGTACGCCCTGGTCAACGTGTAAGACGAGGGGATACCATTGCCGCCGTCGGCTCGACTGGCTACAGTACTGGACCGCACTTGCATTGGGAAATCCGAGTAAACGGCAAACCTACGAATCCTCTGCGTTAG
- a CDS encoding sugar phosphate isomerase/epimerase, whose amino-acid sequence MKIGLFLALFGDKKLEEALDMALEEGVEAVEIGTGNYPGSPHLNVDKLLSSKSERDKLMRAISSRGFVLSALSCHGNPLHPQVRIAKEHHEIFVKTVKLAAALGVPVVNGFSGCPGEGVNAKYPNWITCAWPDEYRDVLEWQWKERVIPYWKEQAKFLAKNKVRFAIEMHPGFVCYSNETLLKLRNGVGSQGEWIGANFDPSHLWWQGIDPIAAVRQLGEEGALFHCHAKDTRIDPYNSSLNGNLDTKSYGDILHRSWVFRSVGYGHGIEWWKDFVSNLRMVGYDYVLSIEHEDGIMSPLEGLRKAIQVLKGAIISEKPGVMFWAKE is encoded by the coding sequence ATGAAAATCGGACTTTTTCTCGCGCTTTTCGGGGACAAGAAGTTGGAAGAAGCCCTCGACATGGCTTTGGAGGAAGGCGTGGAGGCTGTGGAAATCGGCACGGGAAACTATCCAGGCTCTCCGCATTTGAACGTAGATAAATTGCTTTCGAGTAAAAGCGAGCGCGATAAACTCATGCGCGCCATTTCGAGTCGAGGGTTCGTTCTTTCTGCACTTTCCTGTCATGGAAATCCCCTTCATCCGCAGGTGCGAATTGCAAAAGAGCACCACGAAATTTTCGTAAAAACCGTGAAATTAGCAGCCGCATTAGGTGTTCCGGTGGTTAACGGTTTTTCTGGTTGTCCAGGGGAAGGAGTCAATGCGAAATATCCTAATTGGATTACATGCGCATGGCCTGACGAGTATCGAGATGTATTGGAATGGCAGTGGAAGGAAAGAGTGATTCCTTATTGGAAAGAACAGGCGAAATTTTTAGCGAAAAATAAAGTTCGTTTCGCGATTGAAATGCATCCCGGTTTCGTTTGTTATTCGAACGAAACGCTTCTAAAGTTAAGAAACGGAGTGGGGAGTCAGGGTGAATGGATTGGTGCAAACTTCGACCCGTCTCATTTATGGTGGCAGGGAATAGACCCGATTGCCGCTGTTCGTCAGTTGGGAGAAGAGGGGGCTTTATTCCATTGTCATGCGAAAGACACGCGAATCGATCCTTATAACTCTTCTTTGAATGGGAATTTGGATACGAAATCTTATGGAGATATTTTGCATCGTTCATGGGTATTTCGTTCCGTCGGCTACGGTCATGGAATCGAATGGTGGAAAGATTTCGTCTCGAATCTTCGAATGGTCGGTTACGATTACGTTCTCTCAATAGAGCACGAGGATGGAATCATGTCGCCGTTGGAAGGATTGCGTAAAGCGATTCAAGTTTTGAAAGGAGCAATCATTTCCGAAAAACCCGGAGTGATGTTCTGGGCGAAAGAATAA
- a CDS encoding polyprenyl synthetase family protein gives MNLVYLENARESISQELMNALSEDIRACEEEMQNRLRSPIETVEKVGLHISAAGGKRLRPALVSLSARGVGKPFDRRRVHRLGACMEMIHMATLIHDDVVDEATLRRGKPTPSALWGNTASVLSGDVLLAKAMEILAEDGDLEIIRTVSRTVVEMAEGEVAEIEARGDFDLSKETHYSILKQKTASFMGCCCLLGGLVASAEKRAIDSLSEYGENLGMAFQIMDDLLDYLGDDSRTGKPRATDFREGCATLPLIFLRKQLDANESNKLRAFFGNGISENTIHEITTIMKENGVFSECYEEAKSFTEKALSAIQDLPKSDAKDALETLAQFVIAREV, from the coding sequence ATGAATTTGGTTTATTTAGAAAATGCTCGCGAATCGATAAGTCAAGAATTGATGAATGCCTTGTCGGAAGACATCCGAGCCTGCGAAGAGGAGATGCAAAATCGCCTTCGTTCTCCGATCGAAACTGTGGAAAAAGTCGGACTTCACATTTCTGCTGCGGGGGGGAAACGTCTAAGGCCGGCTTTAGTGAGTCTTTCTGCAAGAGGGGTGGGGAAACCATTCGATAGACGACGTGTGCACCGTTTAGGTGCGTGTATGGAAATGATTCACATGGCGACGCTCATCCACGACGACGTTGTGGACGAAGCCACTCTAAGAAGAGGAAAACCGACCCCCTCTGCCCTATGGGGAAACACGGCATCCGTTCTTTCAGGTGACGTCTTGCTGGCGAAGGCGATGGAAATTCTTGCGGAAGACGGCGACTTGGAAATCATCCGTACAGTGAGTCGCACTGTGGTAGAAATGGCAGAAGGTGAAGTTGCTGAAATAGAAGCAAGAGGCGACTTCGACTTGAGCAAAGAGACACATTATTCGATATTGAAACAAAAAACTGCTTCCTTCATGGGATGCTGCTGTCTTTTGGGGGGGCTAGTCGCGAGTGCAGAAAAAAGAGCCATCGACTCCCTTTCCGAATACGGAGAAAATTTGGGAATGGCATTTCAAATCATGGACGACCTCTTGGATTATCTTGGAGACGATTCGAGAACGGGCAAACCCCGCGCTACGGACTTCCGAGAAGGCTGTGCCACATTGCCTTTAATATTTTTGAGAAAACAATTAGATGCCAATGAAAGCAATAAATTGCGCGCGTTTTTCGGAAACGGAATATCCGAAAACACAATCCATGAGATCACGACGATCATGAAAGAAAACGGCGTCTTTTCTGAATGTTACGAAGAAGCGAAGTCCTTCACGGAAAAAGCGCTTTCCGCGATCCAGGACCTCCCGAAATCGGATGCGAAGGATGCACTCGAGACATTAGCCCAGTTCGTCATTGCGCGAGAAGTGTGA
- a CDS encoding neutral/alkaline non-lysosomal ceramidase N-terminal domain-containing protein: MLIGTCGLFAILTTNSPAIDITPTQSTSSGDVRIVKESLQVSYSVTDITPPVPLPLGGYTQRQDKTMEGVQDRLYARCLILRKGAKEVALVSMESLTVPGGFAKEVEKGIKQRGFQGTLFLTATHTHCAPDSQMLNERMKRKLPGIAAYDPTWRKWYADKIIECVSNAKEFTDVQSVTLYSGKAKLNHPRVIERKADSTLTRLRFRTKENHYELLHYAAHPTIYSEKMNFTSGDWCGIWTAMSSNRIFFNGAMGDIAPSPPNGKTEAERVKNTAEALENTPVESKIRLNSADLNIFVEPVNLPAPIPHPEFAKRYNVPDALAKILVNEFAEREAQVIIVRYGEIALIGIPGEPTAEVGIHIQKIANKKGIRYPIVVSFCNAWLGYILTDEEYHKGGYEATLSFYGDGLAECILQTVEKAI, encoded by the coding sequence ATGCTCATCGGCACGTGCGGCTTATTCGCAATCCTTACAACGAACAGCCCTGCCATAGACATTACTCCTACCCAAAGCACCTCGAGCGGCGATGTTCGGATCGTAAAAGAATCTTTGCAGGTTTCTTATTCGGTTACGGACATTACGCCTCCCGTGCCATTACCGCTGGGCGGATATACGCAACGTCAGGATAAAACGATGGAAGGAGTCCAAGACCGTCTTTACGCGCGCTGTTTGATTTTGCGTAAAGGAGCGAAAGAAGTTGCACTCGTATCCATGGAATCCCTTACAGTTCCAGGAGGTTTTGCAAAAGAAGTAGAAAAGGGAATTAAACAAAGAGGGTTCCAAGGCACTTTGTTTCTCACGGCTACGCATACACACTGCGCTCCCGATAGTCAAATGTTGAATGAACGGATGAAGCGAAAACTGCCCGGAATCGCTGCTTACGATCCGACTTGGAGAAAATGGTATGCAGATAAAATCATCGAATGCGTTTCGAATGCGAAAGAATTCACCGACGTTCAATCCGTTACCTTATATTCTGGAAAAGCGAAATTGAATCACCCGCGAGTAATCGAACGCAAAGCGGATTCCACGCTGACACGATTGCGGTTTCGAACGAAAGAAAATCATTATGAGCTTTTGCATTACGCGGCGCATCCCACGATTTATTCGGAAAAAATGAACTTCACGAGCGGAGATTGGTGTGGAATTTGGACAGCGATGTCTTCGAATCGAATTTTTTTCAACGGCGCCATGGGAGACATCGCACCTAGCCCCCCCAATGGAAAGACCGAAGCGGAACGAGTGAAAAACACGGCGGAGGCTTTGGAAAATACTCCTGTCGAAAGCAAAATACGATTGAATTCTGCCGACTTGAACATCTTCGTCGAACCCGTGAATCTTCCCGCTCCTATCCCGCATCCGGAGTTCGCAAAAAGATATAACGTCCCCGATGCGCTTGCAAAAATTCTCGTCAATGAATTTGCTGAAAGAGAGGCGCAAGTCATTATCGTTCGATACGGCGAAATAGCACTCATCGGAATACCTGGTGAACCCACTGCCGAAGTGGGAATTCACATTCAAAAGATTGCGAACAAAAAAGGTATTCGCTATCCCATCGTCGTGAGTTTTTGTAACGCATGGCTCGGATATATTCTCACGGACGAAGAGTATCACAAGGGGGGGTATGAAGCGACGCTCTCGTTTTATGGAGATGGTTTAGCGGAATGTATTTTACAAACAGTAGAAAAAGCGATTTAA